Below is a genomic region from Nitrospiria bacterium.
GCGTTCAGGAGCGAGGCATAATCGATGCTGAGCCAGCGTTGCGGAAACAGGGACTCCTGCCCGCCGGGGGCCTTGTCCCCTTCCACGAGCGACTGGAAGGGGCCGGGCGCGATAAAAAAATTCTGATCGTTGGATGTCGGAAAAGGGGCGCCCCCGATTGGAATGTCCGGGGATCCCGGCTCGTTGCCCCTCTGGTAGCGCCCCAGAAGGATGTTCAGTCGCTTGTCCTTGACGAACGCCACCCCTGAGGTCGTCGTCCCTCTGTAGACGCTCCGTTGATGGTGGAGAAAGAACACGACGCGTTCATCCGGCCGGGCGGTTTGGAGCGCGGCCGCGAGCGGTTTCGCCAGGAAGCCGGCCTCCGCCGGAGTAAACGCCGGCTCGGCCGTCGCTTTGGATTTCAGAAGGAGCGTGGACAGCAAGCCCGGCGGCTCGACGATCCGGATCGACTCCAGAATCCGCTTCATATCGGCGTCGTTGATCTCGGCCGGATGGTCGAATTGCAGGGGAATCGGTTGCCTGGATTTATCCAGCCAGGTTTGCAGGACAACCGAATTGTACTGGTCGTTGAGGATCGTTCGGGACAGGGTGCGGTTCTCCACGCATCCGGCGACGACCGCGCTGACGAGAACGGCGATGAAGAACGACCATGGGCGCATAGGCTTCCTTTATCATCGGTCTGTTTAAGGTTAAGAAATCTGTTTAACATTTATCACAGTTCCGTTCCGGATGCAATTTCATTTTGCGGGAGGAGCTCTTTCGTCGCCCTCGGAATCGCAGTTGAGTCCGCGCGGGAATTCTGGTATCGTTGAGGAACATGACGCAAAAGGTCGATCGAAAATTCCCGGCCACCATGGCCACGCAGCATCCGGACCACGCCAACGTTCCGTACTGGAAGAAAAACGGCGATCCCTTCATCAACACCCAGGAGGAGATCGAGGAATGCATCAGCGCGTTCCGCGACCTCCATTGCCAGGAATACATGTGGGATTGGGAGGGCAAGTACGTGGACGAGGCGGTGGTGGACAAGCTGCTCTCCAGCTATTACGACTTCTTCCGGCGGGTCCATCTGGGACGGGACGTCTTTCTCACCTTCCGTCTGCCCAACATATGGCATGAAAAGGGTTACCGCCTGGCCCGCGCCTACATGGGAATTCTCACGTTTGAAGACCTCACTTTCGATCTGGGCTTCTCCCGTCCGCCGGTCTTCGAGGTGATCCTGCCCATGACGGACGAGGCCAGGAAACTGATCCATCTGCAAACGACCTTCCGGCAGGTGGCGCGGCTCAAGCATGCCGCGTTCGGCAACCGGAAGGGGATCGAGTACCTCCGGGTGATCCCGCTGATCGAGGGCATCTCGGAGCTGACCGGCTCGCGGAAGATCCTGCACGATTATCTCGATCTGCATGAAAGGGAATACGGGACGCGGCCGGATTATCTGAGGCCCTTCATCGCGCGGTCCGATCCGCCCTTGAACGCCGGTCTGATCCCGGCCGTGGTCGCGGCCAAGATCGCCTTGTCCGAGTACTACACGTTCGAGGAGGAGTCGGGCATTCCGGTTTTTCCGATCATCGGCGTGGGGTCCCTTCCCTTTCGCGGCGGGCTGGCCCCAAACCGGGTGAAGGATTTTCTGGAGGAGTACGGCGGCGTCCGGACGGTCACGATCCAGTCGGCCTACCGCTACGACTACCCGATTCAGGAAGTCAAACGATCGCTCCAGTTCCTGAACCGCAACCTGCCCAAGACCCGTCCGAGAATCCATTCGCCCGGGGAGATCAAGGAAGGGGAGGTCTTAAGCGAACTGTTCGCAAAGCATTATCAGCGGACGGTTGAAGGCCTGGCGGGAATGATCAATACGTTTTCGAAGATCATCCCTCAGCGTCGCGAGCGGATGCTCCATATCGGGTTGTTCGGATATGCGCGCGGCCTCGGGGGCAAGCGCCTCCCGCGCGCGATCGGCTTCACGGCGGTGCTTTATTCCCTGGGCGTTCCGCCGGAGCTGATCGGGACCGGCCGGGGATTGCGCGAGGCCCGGGAGAGAGGTCTGACGGATACCCTCAAAACCTTCTACCGCAATCTCGAGAAGGACCTGATTCAGGCCGGCCATTATCTCAACAAAGAAAACCTGAACTTCCTGGCCAAGCGCTCCGCGGCCTGGCGGGGCGTGCAGAAGGACGTCGAAGGCATCGAGAATTTTCTGGGCCGGGAGCTGGGACCGGAAACGGTCGAGCATTACCTTCACCGCAACCTCGTCTCGAGCGCCTATCTTCTCTGGCGGTCCGGCAAGGTTCCGTCCGACCGCATCCTCGAGGCCGCGAAGATCCGCCGGAGCATCGGCTAGGAATAAATGTTCCTTATTCGATGAACGTCCGTTGCAGGAAGAAAAACCCCGTGTCGGTTCCCCCCGTGACGTTCAACGAGAAATCCCCGACCAGCCTGGCCTTTTCAACGCCCATGGAAGCGTTTCGGGACGCGCTCGGCGCCAGGGTGAAGGCCGCGGCCCCTCCAACGGCGCTGCCATCGATCCCGCCGTCCGTGGTATTCGCGAAAGCCAGGCTCCCCGAAGAAAACGAGACCGAGGGACAAGCCATCAACGGCAAGGATTTGATTTTCCCGCCCACGACGCTGCCGTCGGGTTTCGTCCGAAGACTGATGAAGCACGTCGTGCCGGCCGGATCGGGCCCCGCCGACACGTAATAGAATCCCCTCCAGATCGCGGTTCCGGACGACCCGTCAAACTCCTTTTGACCGAAGTCCGACGTGGCAAAGTGCGGAGGCGAGGCGATGCTGTTTCCCCACAACGGGCCGTAGGCCGTTTGCCCGGACAGCGCCACATTGAACAGTCCGAACACATGCTTTTTCTTCGGCCCGATCAGTCCTGAAACGGTGATGGTGGAATTGTCCGCGGAAGTGAGGGCGCCGGTGAATATGCCCAGGTTTGGGTCCACCGTAAACGCCGTGGAGGTCGACAGGGTGTTTCCGAGGGTGTCCATGCCGCTCGAAATCGTTCCGCCGGAGGACGTGAACGAGCTGTTGTATTGGAACGGAGGCCGATACGTGAAATTCGCCGAACAGGACTGACAACGCTTTGTAAATTCAGACCACACCCAGTCGCCGTCCAGATCGGCGGCGCTCCAGGTCAAGTTACTCAAGAGATGAACCCGCCCCCGCACGACCGTCGTGACGTTTTGAGGCGACGTATC
It encodes:
- the ppcA gene encoding phosphoenolpyruvate carboxylase; its protein translation is MTQKVDRKFPATMATQHPDHANVPYWKKNGDPFINTQEEIEECISAFRDLHCQEYMWDWEGKYVDEAVVDKLLSSYYDFFRRVHLGRDVFLTFRLPNIWHEKGYRLARAYMGILTFEDLTFDLGFSRPPVFEVILPMTDEARKLIHLQTTFRQVARLKHAAFGNRKGIEYLRVIPLIEGISELTGSRKILHDYLDLHEREYGTRPDYLRPFIARSDPPLNAGLIPAVVAAKIALSEYYTFEEESGIPVFPIIGVGSLPFRGGLAPNRVKDFLEEYGGVRTVTIQSAYRYDYPIQEVKRSLQFLNRNLPKTRPRIHSPGEIKEGEVLSELFAKHYQRTVEGLAGMINTFSKIIPQRRERMLHIGLFGYARGLGGKRLPRAIGFTAVLYSLGVPPELIGTGRGLREARERGLTDTLKTFYRNLEKDLIQAGHYLNKENLNFLAKRSAAWRGVQKDVEGIENFLGRELGPETVEHYLHRNLVSSAYLLWRSGKVPSDRILEAAKIRRSIG